A genomic stretch from Mesoplodon densirostris isolate mMesDen1 chromosome 3, mMesDen1 primary haplotype, whole genome shotgun sequence includes:
- the LOC132486391 gene encoding protocadherin beta-17-like, which yields METPLPKATQKRQVTAIIIPLLLWEVGGAVIKYSVLEERHSGSVVANLAKDLGLGLGELASRGARILSKGNKQHLQVEHKSGNLLLNEKLDREELCGDMDPCILHFQVLLKNPVQFIQGELQLQDVNDHAPEFLENEILLKISESSHTGTAFPLKIAQDLDVGSNTVQNYTISTNFHFHLFTRNRSDGRKYPELVLDKELDREEQPEIRLTLTALDGGSPPKTGTSQVLIMVLDINDNAPEFARQLYEVQVPENSPIGSLVITVSARDLDAGTHGELSYSFFQSSNQVIQAFEINTVTGDIRLKKMLDFEEIRSYRMEIEASDGGGLSGKCTVAIEVTDVNDNAPELTMSLLMNDIPENTPDTVVAIFGISDPDAGDNGKMMCYIQDHLPFLLKITVENVYTLVTEGELDRESRAKYNITITVTDMGTPRLKTEHNITVLVADVNDNAPAFTQTSYTLSVRENNSPALHIGSVRATDRDAGANAQVTYSLLPPLDPHVPLASLVSINPDNGHLFALRSLDYEALRAFEFRVGAADRGSPALSSQALVRVLVADDNDNAPFVLYPLQNASAPCTELVPRAAEAGYLVTKVVAVDGDSGQNAWLSYQLLKATEPGLFGVWAHNGEVRTARLLSERDAAKHRLVVLVKDNGEPPLSASVTLHLLLVDGFSQPYLPAPEAEAADAALAAPLTIYLVVALASVSSLFLFSVLVFVAVRLCRRGGAASVGRCLVPGGPFPGHLVDVSGTGTLSQSYQYEVCLTAGSGTREFRCLKPPVRNIMGEGVGTDTEENSNFRNHFGFN from the coding sequence ATGGAGACGCCGCTACCCAAAGCGACGCAAAAAAGGCAAGTGACTGCCATTATTATTCCATTACTATTGTGGGAGGTGGGTGGTGCGGTCATTAAGTATTCCGTTCTAGAAGAGAGACACAGCGGCTCAGTTGTGGCCAACCTAGCAAAAGATCTGGGGTTGGGCTTAGGAGAGCTGGCCTCGCGGGGCGCCCGGATTCTttccaaaggaaataaacagcATTTGCAGGTCGAGCACAAGAGTGGGAATTTGCTCCTAAACGAAAAACTGGACCGGGAAGAGTTGTGCGGTGACATGGATCCATGTATACTGCATTTCCAGGTGTTACTGAAAAATCCGGTGCAGTTTATTCAAGGTGAATTACAGCTCCAAGACGTAAATGACCATGCCCCTGAGTTCCTGGAAAATGAAATCCTCCTGAAAATCTCAGAAAGTAGCCATACAGGGACCGCATTTCCTTTGAAAATAGCTCAAGATTTAGATGTGGGCAGTAACACAGTTCAGAACTACACAATTAGCACCAACTTCCATTTCCACCTTTTCACTCGAAATCGCAGCGACGGCAGGAAATACCCGGAGCTGGTGCTGGACAAAGAGCTGGACCGTGAGGAGCAGCCAGAGATCAGGTTAACCCTCACGGCGCTGGATGGTGGGTCACCACCAAAGACTGGGACTTCCCAGGTTCTCATCATGGTCCTGGACATAAATGACAACGCCCCTGAATTTGCTCGGCAGCTCTACGAGGTGCAGGTCCCAGAGAACAGCCCTATAGGCTCCCTTGTCATCACTGTCTCTGCCAGAGATTTGGATGCTGGGACCCACGGAGAGCTCTCCTACTCATTTTTCCAATCCTCAAATCAAGTCATTCAGGCCTTTGAAATCAACACAGTCACGGGGGATATtcgattaaaaaaaatgttggattTTGAGGAAATTCGATCTTACCGTATGGAAATTGAGGCCTCAGACGGCGGGGGTCTTTCAGGAAAATGCACTGTAGCCATAGAAGTGACGGATGTAAACGACAACGCCCCTGAATTGACCATGTCATTACTCATGAATGATATCCCAGAAAACACCCCTGACACTGTGGTCGCTATTTTCGGAATTTCAGATCCAGACGCCGGGGACAATGGCAAAATGATGTGTTACATCCAAGACCATCTCCCCTTCCTTCTAAAAATTACTGTAGAAAATGTCTACACCTTGGTAACAGAAGGAGAGCTGGACAGAGAGAGCAGAGCCAAGTACAACATCACCATCACCGTCACAGATATGGGAACCCCCAGGCTGAAAACCGAGCACAACATAACCGTGCTGGTGGCCGACGTCAACGACAACGCCCCCGCCTTCACCCAGACCTCCTACACCCTGTCCGTCCGTGAGAACAACAGCCCCGCCCTGCACATCGGCAGCGTCCGCGCCACAGACAGAGACGCGGGCGCCAACGCCCAGGTCACCTACTCGCTGCTGCCGCCCCTCGACCCGCACGTgcccctggcttccctggtgtccaTCAACCCGGACAACGGCCACCTGTTCGCCCTGAGGTCCCTGGACTACGAGGCCCTGCGGGCGTTCGAGTTCCGCGTGGGCGCCGCCGACCGCGGCTCGCCCGCGCTCAGCAGCCAGGCGCTGGTGCGCGTGCTCGTGGCGGACGACAACGACAACGCGCCCTTCGTGCTGTACCCGCTGCAGAACGCCTCGGCGCCCTGCACCGAGCTGGTGCCCAGGGCGGCCGAGGCGGGCTACCTGGTGACCAAGGTGGTGGCGGTGGACGGCGACTCGGGCCAGAACGCCTGGCTGTCATACCAGCTGCTCAAGGCCACGGAGCCCGGGCTCTTCGGCGTGTGGGCGCACAACGGCGAGGTGCGCACGGCCCGGCTGCTGAGCGAGCGCGACGCGGCCAAGCACAGGCTGGTGGTGCTGGTCAAGGACAACGGCGAGCCGCCGCTCTCGGCCAGCGTCACGCTGCACCTGCTGCTGGTGGACGGCTTCTCGCAGCCCTACCTGCCGGCCCCGGAAGCGGAAGCGGCGGACGCGGCCCTGGCCGCCCCGCTCACCATCTACCTGGTGGTGGCCTTGGCGTCGGTGTCGTCGCTCTTCCTCTTCTCGGTGCTGGTGTTCGTCGCGGTGCGGCTGTGCAGGAGGGGCGGGGCGGCCTCGGTGGGTCGCTGCTTGGTGCCCGGGGGCCCCTTTCCTGGCCACCTGGTGGACGTCAGCGGCACGGGGACCCTGTCCCAGAGCTACCAGTACGAGGTGTGTCTGACGGCAGGCTCTGGGACCAGGGAGTTCAGGTGTCTGAAACCTCCTGTCCGCAACATCATGGGTGAAGGGGTTGGTACGGACACCGAGGAAAACTCGAACTTTAGAAACCATTTTGGGTTCAATTAA